The DNA segment CCGCTGAACACCCCGCCCTGCTGTTCGAGATCGCCACGCAACTCTCCGGCCGTCTCGATCGCACCAATCGTAAGGTCACGGACCTCGCCTTCATGGACGTGTCCGGCCGTATCGCCAAAGCGCTGATGGACTTGTCCAAGTCGCCCGATGCCATGTCCCATCCGGACCGCAACGGCATGCAGATCAAGGTCAGCCGTCAGGAGTTGGCGCGCTTGGTGGGGTGCAGCCGGGAGATGGCCGGTCGCGTGCTGAAGGGCCTGCAGGAGCAGGGCCTCATCGAGGTGAAGGGTATGCAGATCGTCGTCTACAACATGCGCAACGCGGACG comes from the Pseudomonadota bacterium genome and includes:
- the crp gene encoding cAMP-activated global transcriptional regulator CRP, with the translated sequence MGVVEIFLKHARMKTVPNRTTVIHAGATPDALYYVVKGTVEVMLEDEQGGEMILSYLSKGQFFGEMGLFNQEPARSAWVRTRSECELAEMSYSRFKQLTAEHPALLFEIATQLSGRLDRTNRKVTDLAFMDVSGRIAKALMDLSKSPDAMSHPDRNGMQIKVSRQELARLVGCSREMAGRVLKGLQEQGLIEVKGMQIVVYNMRNADAG